A region of Pseudomonas sp. Marseille-Q3773 DNA encodes the following proteins:
- a CDS encoding YggS family pyridoxal phosphate-dependent enzyme, whose amino-acid sequence MSTLADNLSAISARITSAAQAAGRDPASVQLLAVSKTKPASAIREIHAAGVRDVGENYLQEALTKQQALSDLPLIWHFIGPIQSNKTKAIAEHFDWVHSVDRLKIAQRLSEQRPAGLAPLNICLQVNVSGEDSKSGCAPAELPALAKAVAALPNLQLRGLMAIPEPTDDRAAQEAAFATLRQLQESLGLGLDTLSMGMSHDLEAAIAQGATWVRIGTALFGARDYSGHA is encoded by the coding sequence ATGTCCACCCTAGCAGACAACCTTTCCGCCATTTCCGCCCGTATCACCAGCGCTGCCCAGGCTGCCGGGCGTGATCCGGCCAGCGTCCAGCTGCTGGCCGTGAGCAAGACCAAGCCCGCCAGCGCCATCCGCGAAATCCACGCCGCTGGCGTCCGTGATGTGGGTGAAAACTACCTACAAGAAGCGCTGACAAAGCAGCAGGCACTCAGCGACTTGCCCTTGATCTGGCACTTCATCGGCCCCATTCAGTCGAACAAGACCAAAGCCATCGCCGAGCATTTCGACTGGGTACATTCCGTGGACCGTCTGAAGATCGCCCAACGCCTGTCGGAACAGCGTCCTGCCGGGCTGGCGCCGCTGAATATCTGCCTGCAGGTGAACGTCAGCGGCGAAGACAGCAAATCCGGCTGCGCACCGGCTGAGCTGCCGGCCCTGGCCAAGGCGGTAGCCGCGCTGCCCAACCTGCAACTGCGCGGGTTGATGGCCATTCCCGAACCCACCGATGACCGCGCCGCCCAGGAGGCCGCCTTTGCTACCCTGCGCCAATTGCAGGAAAGCCTGGGCCTTGGCTTGGACACCCTGTCCATGGGCATGAGCCACGACCTGGAGGCGGCCATTGCCCAGGGCGCGACGTGGGTGCGTATCGGTACTGCGCTGTTCGGTGCCCGCGATTACAGCGGCCACGCCTGA
- the proC gene encoding pyrroline-5-carboxylate reductase: MSKTRIAFIGAGNMAASLIGGLRAQGLDASQIRASDPGAETRSRIQAEHGIETFENNAQAIDGADVIVLAVKPQVMKAVCQTLQAHLQDGQLIVSIAAGITCASLQSWLGARPVVRCMPNTPALLRQGVSGLYATAEVSAEQRQQAEQLLSAVGTALWLQQEQQLDAVTAVSGSGPAYFFLLIEAMTSAGEKLGLPRETASQLTLQTALGAAHMAVASDVDAAELRRRVTSPAGTTEAAIKSFQASGFEAIVEQALQAAATRSAELAEQLGK; encoded by the coding sequence ATGAGCAAGACACGTATTGCCTTTATCGGCGCCGGCAACATGGCCGCCAGCCTGATCGGTGGTCTGCGTGCCCAGGGCCTGGACGCCTCGCAGATCCGCGCCAGCGACCCGGGCGCCGAGACCCGCAGCCGCATCCAGGCCGAACACGGCATCGAAACATTCGAGAACAACGCCCAGGCCATCGACGGCGCCGACGTGATCGTGCTGGCGGTCAAGCCGCAGGTCATGAAAGCCGTGTGCCAGACGCTGCAAGCGCACCTGCAGGATGGCCAGCTGATCGTTTCCATCGCCGCTGGCATCACCTGCGCCAGCCTGCAAAGCTGGCTTGGCGCTCGCCCAGTGGTACGCTGCATGCCCAACACTCCCGCGCTGCTGCGCCAAGGCGTGAGCGGCCTGTACGCGACCGCAGAGGTTTCCGCCGAGCAGCGCCAGCAGGCCGAGCAACTGCTGTCGGCCGTGGGCACCGCCCTGTGGCTGCAGCAGGAACAGCAACTGGACGCCGTGACAGCCGTCTCCGGCAGCGGCCCGGCGTATTTCTTCCTGCTGATCGAAGCCATGACCTCGGCGGGTGAAAAACTCGGCCTGCCACGCGAAACTGCCTCTCAGCTGACCTTGCAGACGGCCTTGGGCGCTGCGCACATGGCGGTCGCCAGCGATGTCGATGCCGCTGAGCTGCGCCGCCGTGTCACCTCGCCCGCCGGTACCACCGAGGCAGCGATCAAATCGTTCCAGGCCAGCGGTTTCGAAGCCATCGTCGAACAGGCCCTGCAGGCTGCCGCCACACGCTCTGCGGAGCTGGCCGAACAACTGGGCAAATAA
- a CDS encoding YggT family protein codes for MNALSGAAIFVVQTLVSLYLVIVLLRFVLQLVKANFYNPLCQFAVRATQPLLKPIRRVIPSVGGLDTSSLLLSVVIQALLMGFVLMVTYGTFGDILHLLMWAIIGITSLFLKIFWVAMIVMVIVSWVAPNSHNPAAELAYQISEPVLAPFRRIVPNLGGMDISPIFAFLAIQVIQSFVMPPLAAYAGMPQELWRMI; via the coding sequence ATGAATGCACTGTCCGGCGCCGCGATCTTCGTGGTGCAAACCCTGGTCAGCCTGTACCTGGTGATCGTCCTGCTGCGCTTCGTGCTGCAGCTGGTCAAGGCCAACTTCTACAACCCGCTCTGCCAGTTCGCGGTACGCGCCACCCAGCCGCTGCTCAAGCCGATTCGCCGGGTCATCCCCAGTGTCGGCGGGCTGGACACTTCGTCGCTGCTGCTGTCGGTGGTCATCCAGGCGCTGTTGATGGGTTTCGTGCTGATGGTCACCTACGGCACCTTCGGTGACATCCTGCACCTGCTGATGTGGGCAATCATCGGGATCACCTCACTGTTCCTGAAGATTTTCTGGGTGGCGATGATCGTCATGGTGATCGTTTCCTGGGTAGCTCCCAACAGCCACAACCCGGCTGCGGAACTGGCCTACCAGATCAGCGAACCGGTGCTGGCACCGTTCCGCCGCATCGTGCCCAACCTGGGCGGCATGGATATCTCGCCCATCTTCGCCTTCCTCGCGATCCAGGTGATCCAGTCGTTCGTCATGCCGCCGCTGGCCGCCTACGCCGGCATGCCACAAGAGCTGTGGCGGATGATCTGA
- a CDS encoding homoserine O-acetyltransferase yields MSTVFPEDSVGLVVPQTARFDEPLALACGRSLASYELVYETYGTLNASASNAVLICHALSGHHHAAGYHAATDRKPGWWDSCIGPGKPIDTNRFFVVSLNNLGGCNGSTGPSSINPATGKPYGADFPVLTVEDWVHSQVRLAERLGIQQWAAVVGGSLGGMQALQWTISYPERVRHCVDIASAPKLSAQNIAFNEVARQAILTDPEFHGGSFQDQGVIPKRGLMLARMVGHITYLSDDSMGEKFGRELKSDKLNYDFHSVEFQVESYLRYQGEEFSGRFDANTYLLMTKALDYFDPAAAHGGDLAATLAHVKADYCIMSFTTDWRFSPARSREIVNALMAARKNVCYLEIDSPYGHDAFLIPTPRYMQGFANYMNRIAI; encoded by the coding sequence ATGTCCACTGTCTTTCCCGAAGATTCCGTCGGTCTGGTAGTACCGCAAACAGCCCGGTTCGATGAACCGCTGGCCCTGGCCTGTGGCCGCTCGCTGGCCAGTTATGAACTGGTCTACGAAACCTATGGCACCCTCAACGCCAGCGCCAGCAATGCCGTGCTGATCTGCCATGCCCTGTCCGGCCACCATCATGCCGCTGGCTACCATGCCGCCACCGACCGCAAGCCGGGCTGGTGGGATAGCTGCATCGGCCCGGGCAAGCCGATCGACACCAACCGCTTCTTCGTGGTCAGCCTGAACAACCTGGGCGGCTGCAACGGCAGTACCGGCCCCAGCAGCATCAACCCGGCCACCGGCAAGCCCTATGGCGCGGATTTCCCGGTGCTGACCGTGGAAGACTGGGTGCATAGCCAGGTACGCCTGGCCGAACGCCTGGGCATCCAGCAATGGGCTGCCGTGGTCGGCGGCAGCCTGGGCGGCATGCAGGCGCTGCAATGGACCATCAGCTACCCCGAGCGCGTGCGCCATTGTGTCGATATCGCCTCGGCGCCCAAGCTGTCGGCACAGAACATCGCCTTCAACGAAGTGGCGCGCCAGGCCATCCTCACCGACCCCGAATTCCACGGTGGTTCGTTCCAGGACCAGGGCGTGATCCCCAAGCGTGGCCTGATGCTGGCGCGCATGGTCGGCCACATCACCTACCTGTCCGACGACTCGATGGGTGAAAAATTCGGCCGTGAGCTGAAGAGCGACAAGCTCAACTACGACTTCCATAGCGTCGAATTCCAGGTCGAAAGCTACTTGCGCTACCAGGGCGAAGAGTTTTCCGGGCGTTTCGACGCCAACACCTACCTGCTGATGACCAAGGCGCTGGACTACTTCGACCCAGCTGCTGCCCATGGTGGCGACCTGGCGGCCACCCTGGCCCACGTCAAGGCGGACTACTGCATCATGTCGTTCACCACCGACTGGCGCTTCTCCCCGGCCCGCTCGCGCGAAATCGTCAACGCCCTGATGGCCGCGCGCAAGAACGTCTGCTACCTGGAGATCGACTCGCCGTATGGCCACGATGCCTTCCTGATCCCCACGCCTCGCTACATGCAGGGTTTCGCGAACTACATGAACCGCATTGCCATCTGA
- the metW gene encoding methionine biosynthesis protein MetW: MRADLEIIHDWIPAGSRVLDLGCGNGELLASLRDRKQVTGYGLEIDADNIAACVAKGVNVIEQDLDKGLGNFASNSFDVVIMTQALQAVEYPDRILDEMLRVGRQCIITFPNFGHWRCRWYLATKGRMPVSDFMPYTWYNTPNIHFCTFADFEELVHERKAKVLDRLAVDHLHRNGWGGRLWPNLLGEIGIYRVSSPGLQEHQLAV; this comes from the coding sequence ATGAGAGCCGATCTGGAAATCATCCACGACTGGATCCCCGCCGGCAGCCGGGTACTCGACCTGGGCTGCGGCAATGGTGAACTGCTGGCCTCGCTGCGTGACCGCAAGCAGGTCACCGGTTATGGCCTGGAGATCGACGCCGACAATATCGCCGCCTGCGTGGCCAAGGGCGTCAACGTCATCGAGCAGGACCTGGACAAAGGCCTGGGCAACTTCGCCAGCAACAGTTTCGACGTGGTGATCATGACCCAGGCCCTGCAGGCCGTGGAGTACCCCGACCGCATCCTCGACGAGATGCTGCGCGTGGGCCGCCAGTGCATCATCACCTTCCCCAACTTCGGCCACTGGCGCTGCCGCTGGTACCTGGCGACCAAGGGCCGCATGCCAGTGTCGGACTTCATGCCGTACACCTGGTACAACACGCCGAACATTCACTTCTGCACCTTTGCCGATTTCGAGGAACTGGTGCACGAGCGCAAGGCCAAGGTGCTTGACCGCCTGGCTGTCGACCACTTGCACCGTAATGGGTGGGGTGGCCGGCTTTGGCCTAATCTTCTAGGAGAGATCGGTATCTACCGCGTCAGCAGCCCGGGCCTGCAAGAGCACCAGCTCGCTGTCTGA
- a CDS encoding DUF4426 domain-containing protein translates to MRRLALFLISLCLALPVLAADAARPERKEVFGDVTVHYSAFTSSMLTPEVAAASGLVRSKNQGVLNIAVLRANKPAMAVVSGTVKDLTGRSSPLSFKQINEQGAVYYIAQFKIDQAETVTFDLNIETGGISNSLSFNQEVFPGE, encoded by the coding sequence ATGCGTCGCCTAGCCCTGTTCCTGATCAGCCTGTGCCTGGCCCTGCCGGTACTGGCTGCCGATGCAGCCCGCCCCGAGCGCAAGGAAGTGTTTGGCGACGTGACGGTGCACTACAGCGCGTTTACCTCAAGCATGCTGACACCGGAGGTGGCTGCGGCCAGCGGGCTGGTACGCAGCAAGAACCAAGGCGTGCTCAACATTGCCGTGCTCAGGGCCAACAAACCCGCCATGGCAGTAGTCAGCGGCACGGTCAAGGACCTGACCGGGCGCAGCAGCCCGCTGTCGTTCAAGCAGATCAACGAGCAAGGCGCGGTGTACTACATCGCCCAGTTCAAGATCGACCAGGCAGAGACCGTCACCTTCGACCTCAACATCGAAACCGGCGGCATCAGCAATTCCCTCAGCTTCAACCAGGAAGTGTTCCCAGGCGAATGA
- the rdgB gene encoding RdgB/HAM1 family non-canonical purine NTP pyrophosphatase, translating to MMNFQQLVLASHNAGKLKELQAMLGASVQLRSIGEFSQVEPEETGLSFVENAILKARNAARISGLPALADDSGLAVDFLGGAPGIYSARYADGKGDAANNAKLLEALKDVPEAERGAQFVCVLALVRHADDPLPILCEGLWHGRILFEASGEHGFGYDPLFWVPERGCSSAELAPAEKNQLSHRARAMALLRQRLGLA from the coding sequence ATGATGAATTTCCAGCAACTCGTATTGGCCAGCCACAACGCCGGCAAACTCAAGGAACTCCAGGCCATGCTCGGCGCGTCCGTGCAACTGCGCTCGATCGGCGAGTTCAGCCAGGTGGAGCCGGAAGAAACCGGCCTGTCGTTCGTCGAGAACGCCATCCTCAAGGCGCGTAATGCCGCACGCATTTCCGGCTTGCCGGCCCTGGCCGACGATTCCGGCCTGGCAGTGGACTTCCTCGGTGGTGCACCGGGCATCTATTCGGCGCGCTATGCCGACGGCAAAGGGGATGCGGCAAACAACGCCAAGCTGCTTGAGGCCCTGAAAGATGTGCCCGAAGCCGAGCGCGGTGCGCAGTTCGTCTGCGTGCTGGCACTGGTGCGCCATGCCGACGACCCGCTGCCGATCCTGTGCGAAGGCTTGTGGCACGGGCGCATCCTGTTCGAGGCCAGCGGCGAGCACGGCTTTGGCTATGACCCGCTGTTCTGGGTACCGGAGCGCGGCTGTTCCAGCGCCGAACTGGCCCCTGCGGAGAAGAACCAGCTCAGCCACCGCGCGCGCGCCATGGCCCTGCTGCGTCAACGTCTGGGCCTGGCATGA
- the hemW gene encoding radical SAM family heme chaperone HemW, translated as MIDTLSTPGAAGFTSLPPLALYIHIPWCVRKCPYCDFNSHAAGPDLPEDAYVAALLSDLDQELAAVQGRPISSIFFGGGTPSLFSADALGRLLQGVEQRIAFAPDIEITLEANPGTFEQDKFKAYRQTGINRLSIGVQSFQPAKLQALGRIHNGDEAVRAAGMARAAGFDNFNMDLMHGLPDQSLDDALGDLRQAIDLGPTHLSWYQLTVEPNTVFWNQPPELPEDDILWDIQEAGQALMAGHGFHQYEVSAYAQAGRAARHNLNYWRFGDFIGIGAGAHGKLTFADGRILRTWKTRLPKDYLNLAKPFKAGEKLLPVDELPFEFLMNALRLTDGVEAELFTQRTGLPLEQLREARRAAEQKGLLQVEADRLVATPRGQLFLNDLLQYFLS; from the coding sequence ATGATCGACACGCTGTCCACCCCCGGCGCGGCGGGTTTCACCAGCCTGCCGCCGCTGGCGCTGTACATCCACATCCCGTGGTGCGTACGCAAATGCCCGTATTGCGACTTCAATTCCCACGCCGCCGGGCCTGATCTGCCAGAAGACGCCTATGTCGCAGCCCTGCTGAGCGACCTCGACCAGGAACTGGCCGCCGTGCAAGGCCGGCCGATCAGCTCGATCTTCTTCGGTGGCGGTACGCCCAGCCTGTTCAGCGCCGATGCCCTCGGCCGGCTGCTGCAAGGCGTGGAGCAACGCATTGCGTTTGCGCCAGACATCGAAATCACCCTGGAGGCCAACCCGGGCACGTTCGAGCAGGACAAGTTCAAGGCCTACCGGCAAACCGGCATCAACCGCCTGTCGATCGGTGTGCAGAGCTTCCAGCCAGCCAAGCTGCAGGCGCTCGGGCGCATCCACAATGGCGATGAAGCGGTCCGCGCCGCCGGCATGGCGCGTGCCGCCGGCTTCGACAATTTCAACATGGACCTGATGCACGGCCTGCCCGACCAGTCGCTGGACGACGCGCTGGGCGACCTGCGCCAGGCCATCGACCTGGGGCCTACGCACCTGTCGTGGTACCAGCTGACCGTGGAGCCGAACACGGTGTTCTGGAACCAGCCACCGGAGCTTCCCGAGGACGACATCCTCTGGGACATCCAGGAAGCCGGCCAGGCGCTGATGGCCGGCCACGGCTTCCACCAGTACGAGGTCTCGGCCTATGCCCAGGCTGGTCGCGCCGCGCGGCACAACCTCAATTACTGGCGCTTTGGCGACTTCATCGGTATCGGTGCCGGTGCCCACGGCAAACTGACCTTCGCCGATGGGCGCATCCTGCGTACCTGGAAGACCCGTCTGCCCAAGGACTACCTGAACCTGGCCAAGCCGTTCAAAGCCGGCGAAAAACTGCTGCCGGTCGACGAACTGCCATTCGAGTTCCTGATGAATGCCCTGCGCCTGACCGATGGCGTGGAAGCCGAACTGTTCACCCAGCGCACTGGGTTGCCACTCGAACAGCTGCGCGAAGCGCGGCGCGCCGCCGAACAAAAGGGCCTTTTGCAGGTCGAAGCGGATCGACTGGTAGCCACGCCGCGGGGCCAGTTGTTCCTCAATGACCTGCTGCAGTATTTCTTGAGCTAA
- a CDS encoding DUF3392 family protein, producing the protein MDLVLDLLATVSRWSRSNLSEISLALVGCLLVLFGTDIKGWVEQRLGGLAGALRVPFMALLVMIGSGAALIYATPWVVKGLGQFNNYALAPVLLVVLVLIGVVADRRG; encoded by the coding sequence ATGGATCTGGTACTTGATCTGCTCGCGACGGTTTCCCGCTGGAGCCGCAGCAATCTGTCGGAGATTTCGCTGGCCTTGGTAGGCTGCCTGCTGGTGCTGTTCGGCACCGATATCAAAGGCTGGGTGGAACAGCGCCTGGGCGGTTTGGCCGGCGCCCTGCGCGTGCCATTCATGGCCTTGCTGGTGATGATCGGCAGTGGTGCAGCATTGATCTATGCCACACCATGGGTGGTGAAGGGGCTGGGCCAGTTCAACAACTATGCGCTGGCGCCGGTGTTGCTGGTGGTACTGGTGTTGATTGGGGTAGTGGCTGATCGGCGGGGCTGA
- the trmB gene encoding tRNA (guanosine(46)-N7)-methyltransferase TrmB yields MTESHDTPSTPDGEARPHRRIKSFVMRAGRMTEGQQRGLEQGGPLFILPLADSPVDYDQVFGRSAPRTLEIGFGMGHSLLEMAAAAPEQDFIGVEVHRPGVGALLNGVLTQGLKNLRVYDCDAIEVLNRCVADNSLDRLMLFFPDPWHKARHHKRRIVQLEFAELVRRKLKPGGVFHMATDWEPYAEYMLEVMSAAPGYRNRAADGTYVPRPEERPITKFERRGERLGHGVWDLKFEKVD; encoded by the coding sequence ATGACTGAATCGCACGATACGCCGAGCACCCCTGACGGCGAAGCCCGCCCGCACCGCCGCATCAAGAGTTTCGTGATGCGCGCCGGGCGCATGACCGAAGGCCAGCAACGCGGCCTGGAGCAGGGTGGCCCGCTGTTCATCCTGCCGCTGGCCGACAGCCCGGTGGACTACGACCAGGTATTCGGCCGTTCGGCGCCGCGCACCCTGGAGATCGGCTTCGGCATGGGCCATTCGCTGCTGGAAATGGCGGCTGCCGCGCCGGAGCAGGACTTCATCGGTGTGGAAGTGCACCGCCCGGGCGTGGGCGCGCTGCTCAACGGCGTGCTGACCCAGGGGCTGAAGAACCTGCGGGTGTATGACTGCGATGCTATCGAAGTGCTGAACCGCTGCGTGGCGGACAACAGCCTCGACCGGTTGATGCTGTTTTTCCCCGACCCATGGCACAAGGCACGTCACCACAAGCGCCGCATCGTTCAGCTGGAGTTCGCCGAGCTGGTGCGGCGCAAGCTCAAGCCGGGTGGCGTGTTCCACATGGCTACCGACTGGGAGCCGTATGCCGAGTACATGCTGGAAGTGATGAGCGCGGCCCCGGGCTATCGCAACCGTGCGGCCGATGGCACCTATGTGCCACGCCCGGAAGAGCGCCCGATCACCAAGTTCGAACGCCGTGGCGAGCGGCTGGGGCATGGGGTTTGGGACTTGAAGTTCGAAAAGGTGGATTGA
- a CDS encoding thiazole synthase — protein sequence MSNVRSDKPFTLAGRTFQSRLLVGTGKYRDMEETRLAIEASGAEIVTVAVRRTNIGQNPGEPNLLDVLPPDRYTILPNTAGCYDAVEAVRTCRLARELLDGHNLVKLEVLADQKTLFPNVIETLKAAEVLVKDGFDVMVYTSDDPIIARQLAEAGCIAVMPLAGLIGTGLGICNPYNLQIILEESKVPVLVDAGVGTASDATIAMEMGCEAVLMNSAIAHAQQPVLMAEAMKHAIVAGRMAYLAGRMPKKLYASASSPLEGLIK from the coding sequence ATGAGCAACGTTCGTAGCGACAAGCCCTTCACCCTGGCCGGGCGTACCTTCCAGTCGCGCCTGCTGGTCGGTACCGGCAAGTACCGTGACATGGAGGAAACCCGCCTGGCCATCGAGGCCTCGGGTGCCGAGATCGTCACCGTTGCCGTGCGCCGTACCAACATCGGCCAGAACCCGGGCGAGCCGAACCTGCTCGATGTGTTGCCGCCGGACCGCTATACCATCCTGCCGAACACCGCCGGCTGCTATGACGCGGTCGAGGCCGTGCGCACCTGCCGTCTGGCCCGCGAACTGCTGGATGGCCACAACCTGGTCAAGCTGGAAGTGCTGGCCGACCAGAAAACCCTGTTCCCCAACGTGATCGAAACCCTGAAGGCCGCCGAGGTGCTGGTCAAGGACGGTTTCGACGTGATGGTCTACACCAGCGACGACCCGATCATCGCCCGCCAGCTGGCCGAAGCCGGCTGCATCGCGGTCATGCCCCTGGCTGGCCTGATCGGTACCGGCCTGGGTATCTGCAACCCCTACAACCTGCAGATCATCCTGGAAGAATCCAAGGTGCCGGTGCTGGTCGATGCCGGCGTGGGCACTGCTTCCGACGCCACCATTGCCATGGAAATGGGCTGCGAGGCGGTGCTGATGAACTCGGCCATTGCCCACGCCCAGCAGCCGGTACTGATGGCCGAGGCCATGAAGCACGCTATCGTCGCCGGCCGCATGGCCTACCTGGCCGGACGTATGCCGAAGAAACTCTATGCCAGCGCCTCCTCGCCGCTGGAAGGTCTGATCAAGTAA
- the thiS gene encoding sulfur carrier protein ThiS, whose protein sequence is MRIQLNGEPYELPAGESVAALLARLELTGRRVAVELNLDIVPRSQHDSTLLNDGDQVEVVHAIGGG, encoded by the coding sequence ATGCGCATTCAATTGAACGGTGAACCTTACGAATTGCCCGCTGGCGAGTCCGTCGCAGCCCTCCTGGCCCGCCTGGAGCTGACCGGGCGTCGCGTCGCGGTGGAACTGAACCTGGACATCGTGCCGCGTAGCCAGCACGACAGCACGCTGCTGAATGATGGCGACCAGGTCGAGGTGGTCCACGCCATCGGTGGCGGCTGA
- a CDS encoding DUF423 domain-containing protein, producing MLRSFLMLAAFFGFTGVALGAFAAHGLKSRLTADYLAIFHTGVTYQLVHALAIFGVAVLSVHLPGRLVGWAGALFALGIVLFSGSLYLLTLSGLGKLGIITPLGGLCFLAGWLCLGLAAGLTK from the coding sequence ATGCTTCGCAGCTTCCTGATGCTTGCCGCCTTTTTCGGCTTTACCGGTGTCGCCCTGGGCGCTTTTGCTGCCCACGGCCTGAAAAGCCGGCTGACAGCCGACTACCTGGCGATCTTCCATACCGGTGTGACCTACCAGCTGGTGCATGCCCTGGCGATCTTTGGCGTCGCGGTGCTCTCGGTGCACCTGCCCGGGCGCCTGGTCGGCTGGGCGGGCGCACTGTTTGCCCTGGGCATAGTGCTGTTCTCCGGTAGCCTGTACCTGCTGACCCTCAGCGGCCTGGGCAAGCTCGGCATCATCACTCCCCTTGGTGGCCTTTGCTTCCTGGCCGGCTGGTTGTGTCTGGGCTTGGCGGCTGGGCTGACCAAGTAG
- the mtgA gene encoding monofunctional biosynthetic peptidoglycan transglycosylase: protein MLPTLLRRLSRALLWFAAGSIVLVLVFRWVPPPGTALMVERKVQSWVNGEPIDLQRDWEPWENISDELKVAVIAGEDQKFANHWGFDIPAIQAALAYNERGGNIRGASTLTQQVAKNLFLWSGRSWLRKGLEAWFTALIELFWSKERILEVYLNSAEWGKGVFGAQAAARYHFGVDASRLSRQQAAQLAAVLPSPIKWSASRPSAYVASRAGWIRRQMSQLGGPSYLMQLDSSHKF, encoded by the coding sequence ATGCTGCCAACCCTTCTCCGCCGCCTCTCCCGCGCCCTGCTCTGGTTCGCCGCCGGCAGCATCGTGCTGGTACTGGTGTTCCGCTGGGTGCCGCCACCTGGTACGGCACTGATGGTCGAGCGCAAAGTGCAGTCCTGGGTGAATGGCGAACCGATCGACCTGCAGCGCGACTGGGAGCCCTGGGAGAATATCTCCGACGAACTGAAGGTCGCGGTCATCGCTGGCGAGGACCAGAAGTTCGCCAACCACTGGGGCTTCGACATTCCCGCCATCCAGGCGGCGCTGGCCTACAACGAGCGCGGCGGCAATATTCGTGGGGCCAGCACCCTGACCCAGCAGGTGGCCAAGAACCTGTTCCTGTGGTCCGGGCGCAGCTGGTTGCGCAAAGGGCTGGAGGCCTGGTTCACCGCACTGATCGAGCTGTTCTGGTCGAAGGAACGGATTCTCGAGGTCTACCTGAACAGCGCTGAATGGGGCAAGGGTGTGTTCGGCGCCCAGGCGGCGGCGCGTTACCACTTTGGCGTCGATGCCAGCCGGCTCAGCCGCCAACAAGCGGCACAACTGGCGGCAGTGTTGCCAAGCCCGATCAAGTGGAGTGCCAGTCGGCCGAGCGCCTATGTAGCCAGCCGGGCCGGGTGGATTCGGCGGCAGATGAGCCAGCTGGGTGGGCCCAGCTATCTGATGCAGCTCGATTCTTCGCACAAGTTTTAA
- the rpoH gene encoding RNA polymerase sigma factor RpoH produces the protein MTTSLQPAYALVPGANLEAYVHTVNSIPLLTVEQERDLGERLYYEQDVEAARQMVMAHLRFVVHIARSYAGYGLAQADLIQEGNVGLMKAVKRFNPEMGVRLVSFAVHWIKAEIHEFILRNWRIVKVATTKAQRKLFFNLRSQKKRLAWLSNDEVHRVAESLGVEPREVREMESRLSGQDMAFDPAAEADDDSAFQSPAHYLEDHRYDPAMQLEDADWSDNSTSNLHEALQGLDERSRDILYQRWLAEEKATLHELADKYSVSAERIRQLEKNAMNKVKALIAA, from the coding sequence ATGACCACATCGTTGCAACCTGCCTATGCCCTGGTACCCGGTGCAAACCTGGAAGCCTACGTGCACACGGTCAACAGCATTCCGCTGCTGACGGTCGAGCAGGAGCGTGATCTGGGCGAGCGTCTCTATTATGAGCAGGATGTCGAGGCCGCTCGCCAGATGGTGATGGCCCACCTGCGTTTCGTCGTACATATCGCCCGTAGCTACGCCGGCTACGGGCTGGCCCAGGCCGACCTGATCCAGGAAGGCAACGTCGGCCTGATGAAAGCCGTCAAGCGCTTCAACCCGGAAATGGGCGTGCGCCTGGTGTCGTTCGCCGTGCACTGGATCAAGGCGGAGATCCACGAGTTCATTCTGCGCAACTGGCGCATCGTCAAGGTGGCCACCACCAAGGCCCAGCGCAAGCTGTTCTTCAACCTGCGCAGCCAGAAGAAGCGTCTGGCCTGGCTGAGCAACGACGAAGTGCACCGTGTGGCGGAAAGCCTGGGTGTCGAGCCGCGTGAAGTGCGCGAGATGGAAAGCCGCCTTAGCGGCCAGGACATGGCCTTCGACCCGGCAGCGGAAGCTGACGACGACAGCGCCTTCCAGTCGCCTGCGCACTACCTGGAAGACCACCGTTACGACCCTGCGATGCAGCTGGAGGATGCCGACTGGAGCGACAACTCCACCAGCAACCTGCACGAAGCGCTGCAAGGGCTGGATGAGCGTAGCCGCGACATCCTGTACCAGCGCTGGCTGGCGGAAGAGAAGGCCACGCTGCATGAGCTGGCGGACAAGTACAGCGTTTCGGCTGAGCGGATTCGCCAGCTGGAAAAAAATGCGATGAACAAGGTCAAGGCATTGATCGCTGCCTGA